The Pygocentrus nattereri isolate fPygNat1 chromosome 2, fPygNat1.pri, whole genome shotgun sequence genome has a window encoding:
- the igfbp1b gene encoding insulin-like growth factor-binding protein 1b, with product MLALALALSCLLVPVRPSPVAPPPPPLPIRCAPCTAQQLSACPPVPARCPEVLREPGCGCCLACALSRGDACGVHTAPCGSGLRCVPRAGDPQPLHSLTRGQGVCAEQDQQRGARQGADTLMLKHNTVPTEESDQDSLHALLGLSSALDPETQDAIRAKANAILKKLVQLGPCHTQLHAALDTIAASQQALGEKFTSFYLPNCDQHGFYKAKQCETSLVGQPPRCWCVSSWNGKRIVGSSDVTVDDLCHQEVTH from the exons ATGCTCGCGCTCGCGCTCGCGCTCTCGTGCCTCCTCGTGCCCGTGCGCCCTTCTCCGGTCGCGCCTCCTCCTCCGCCTCTGCCGATCCGCTGCGCCCCGTGCACGGCGCAGCAGCTGAGCGCGTGCCCGCCCGTGCCTGCGCGCTGCCCAGAGGTGCTGCGCGAGCCCGGCTGCGGCTGCTGTCTGGCGTGCGCGCTCTCGCGGGGGGACGCGTGCGGCGTGCACACTGCGCCCTGCGGCTCGGGCCTGCGCTGCGTCCCGCGCGCCGGAGACCCACAGCCTCTGCACTCGCTCACGCGCGGCCAGGGCGTGTGCGCGGAGCAGGATCAGCAGCGCGGCGCGCGGCAGGGCGCGGACACGCTGATGCTGAAACACAACACCGTCCCCACGGAGGAGTCCGACCAGGACTCCCTGCACGCGCTCCTGGGCCTGAGCAGCGCGCTGGACCCCGAGACGCAGGACGCCATCCGGGCCAAGGCCAACGCCATCCTCAAGAAGCTCGTGCAGCTG GGTCCCTGTCACACTCAGCTGCACGCCGCTTTGGACACCATCGCCGCCTCCCAGCAGGCCTTAGGAGAGAAGTTCACGTCGTTCTACCTCCCGAACTGTGACCAGCACGGCTTCTACAAGGCCAAGCAG tGTGAGACCTCTCTGGTAGGCCAGCCTCCACGCTGTTGGTGTGTGTCGTCCTGGAACGGAAAGAGAATTGTAGGGTCCAGTGATGTGACGGTAGATGACCTCTGCCATCAGGAGGTCACTCACTGA